One genomic window of Chloroflexota bacterium includes the following:
- a CDS encoding L-2-amino-thiazoline-4-carboxylic acid hydrolase: protein MADYEERVKLVKEQLRLAIYFAKEFMDELGKEKALEIIERAWIKYGADNWKGRLAGIPPEDIIRTMGEWFKAQEKVRSELRVVEATPERLSIEFTRCPQYDVCKEMGVPEICQKYCDSDYGAAALMHPKLKLVRDKELAYGAEICNHSWIMEK from the coding sequence TTGGCCGACTACGAAGAAAGAGTGAAGCTGGTGAAAGAGCAACTCAGACTGGCCATCTACTTCGCCAAGGAATTTATGGATGAGCTGGGCAAGGAGAAGGCCCTGGAGATAATCGAGAGGGCATGGATAAAGTACGGCGCCGACAACTGGAAAGGCCGACTTGCCGGCATCCCCCCGGAGGATATAATCAGGACCATGGGGGAGTGGTTCAAAGCGCAGGAAAAAGTCAGGTCGGAGCTCAGGGTCGTTGAGGCAACCCCGGAGCGCCTGAGCATCGAGTTCACCCGGTGCCCGCAGTATGACGTCTGCAAGGAGATGGGCGTCCCCGAGATTTGCCAGAAGTACTGCGATTCCGATTACGGTGCGGCTGCCCTGATGCACCCGAAGTTAAAGCTGGTGAGAGACAAAGAGCTCGCCTACGGTGCTGAAATCTGCAACCACTCCTGGATTATGGAAAAATGA